The Halobacillus amylolyticus nucleotide sequence AAATATACGATTCTATTATATCAGAATTTTCCAAACCAAAGAAAGTTTGTTCATATTTTGCAGTCTGACTTACTAGGAACAAACTGAGTAGATGTTATAATTTACTACAGCCTAATCTCTCACATATGAATTTTTATAAGAAAGGATGATCTTATGCGCTATAAACGTCATGAAACATTACGATATCAATTTAAAGATCCCATACCAGCCAGCTTTAAAATTATAAAAATTGATGACCACCATGTTGATACCGCTCAAGGAAATGGACACATTATTAATATGAGTCCGGGTGGTCTGCGGTTAGCTACCAATTTAAAACTTCCAGCCAAACAAAAAATACAACTCTTTGTTGAGACAACGATACTTAATCACTCACTTCACTTTATTTCAGATGTCGTTTGGACAAAGGCACTAGGCAGCGCACAACATTACGGGCTTACCTTTATCGATGACCACCATAAAGAAATCATGAAAATCCTTAAGGAATACCAGAAAAAGCAACAAAATAAGCCCCTACACGGATAGAAAGCGGCAAATGCAATTCACCGCGATGGTTGATTGATCAGCAATTAGGAATGTTCCCGTCTCAGGTATAGTTTACGGTTTCTAACCTGAAAAAAATCCTCCTCTATAATTAAATATAGAAGAGGATTCCTCAGGAAGTTGCAGATTTTACATTTGTTTTTCTACAGCATTAAGCAAGGGATGATCTTCACTTAGTTGAGATATTTCCTGTAATGCACCTTTATAGCCTTGTTCTTTAATTAATGATTGAAGTTCTACAGCCTCGGGATCCTGATCTTGTTTATATACCAACACGGCTGCAATCACCTCAACTAGGTGGGTGGGGATCTCTTTATTCCAATCTATATATTCAACTGCAGGACGAACTAAACGATCTTTTGGTCCAAGTTTGCGAATCGGAGCTCGACCGACGCGGGTTACTTCATCTGACAAGTCGGGATTCGCAAATCTTGATAAAATCGTTTCAATATACTTCCCATGAGCTTCCTTTGTAAAACCGTATTTTTTAATGAGAACATCGCCAGACTCGTGAAGTGCCCCTTTTATTTTAGAAAGAATTCGACTATCACTCATCGCCTGATGGATTGTTTGATGGCCATAATAATCGCCTAAATACGCAGCTGCAGCATGTCCTGTATTTACAGTAAACAGCTTTCTTTCAATATAAGGTGTCAAGTCCTCTACAAGTGTCAACCCAGCTATTTCTGGTTTCTCCCCTTTTATATCAGTGGAGTCCACGACCCACTCAAAGTAAGGTTCAACGGTCACTTTCAGTTTGTCTTCATGGGTTTGATCAGGCACAATGCGGTCCACTGCTGCATTTGGAAACCCTGTCAATTGAGCAACACGGGATTTCTCTGCTCCTAAATGCTCGAGGACATGCTCCTTAAGCAAGTCGCTTCCTCCAATCATGTTTTCACATGCAATCACATTTACAGATTCTGTTCTTTCTTTTAACCCTTCAGCAATAACAGGTGCAACCATTGGTAAAATGTGAGGGCCAACAGCTGTTGTAATTAAGTCTGCCTTCGCGATCATAGCTGCAACGTCTTCCTGATTGGTCACACTATTGATTCCTGATATATTTGTCACCTCGAATGAGTCCTCTGAGCCCGCCAGTTCAACAGTGTACTTGCTTCTTTCATTAATCTGATCAATTAGCTCACCATTTACATCAACAAATACAGTTTGATATCCCGCCTTAGACAACAAAGCTCCAATAAATCCCCGACCTATATTGCCTGCACCAAAATGAACAGCCAGCATTTAATTCACCTCTTCAAAAATAGAAAGAATCGCTTCTTTAGACTCAGCCTGAAGAATCTTTTCAATATTCTCTTCTTCCGAGCACACGAGAGCAATCTGTGATAAAACTTCTAAATGCTCGTCGCCTTTTCCAGCAATGCCGATCAACAATTTAACAATATTGCCGCCACCAAAGTCCACACCCTCAGGTACAGTCACAATGGTAATCCCTGTTTCTTTCACGGATTTCTTGCCATCCTCCGTACCATGAGGTATGGCTACAAAATTCCCCATATAGGTTGAAGTCACTTCTTCACGTTCAAGCATTTGTCCGATGTAAGCCTCATCTACATATCCTTGTGAATGGAGGAGACCCCCAACATAGCGGACAGCTTCCTCTTTACTATTGAACTGCTCATTTAAAGCAATATTACTGGTCGTTAAGATATTTTCAGACATGTTCATTCTCCTTTAATTTGTAAGTTTATTTCTTAAAAAGTTGTAAAGTTTATTGGAAAAATAAGTCTTCATTTGTTCTTCATCATCAGATTCCAGTACCTTTGTACATTCCTTATCTTCCACTATTAATGAACTTAAATAACTTAATACTTCATTTCCCCCGCTAGATAAATGACTTGGGGCGAGCATCAGAATAAAGCGATCACTAGCCATCATCTCACCATCCATGCCGAGTACACTTGCTTCCTTTTCCAAAGTAATCATCATAAAGCATGGTTGTACAATTTCCCTTAATTTGGTGTGATAAATCGCTAATTTCGTCTCAGGGATTCCAAGTCCGCCGACTTCTTCCCTTTCCAATAAGGCATCAACCACCTTCGTTGCATCATGCAGAACTTGACTCCTCCGCAAATGCTCACAGGCCTCATTAAGGGCAATTTCTTTATCCGTCTCACTCGTTCGTAACACAGCTAGATGTTCGATAATCTGGGTAACCGTTGTAGCATAATGTTGAATGGATTCCACAGATTGCTGTATGGACTGAATCGATTCATCCTTTACTTGAAGCGGGGTGGCCAATTTAACACGTTTCATTCGCTCATTCATTTTCACTTTTCGAACCGCATGCTGCACTTTATGAATGTCTTTCAACGGCAGCATCGGGTTGACAAGTACATAATCTGTAAAGTCACTGAGCGGGATCGTTGAAATCATTAGATCATAACTTTGATGATCTAACTTTTCTAAATCAAATAGCGAGCGATGCTCTACTTCCTCAATTTCATAAAATTGCTGTTGAAGCTTCGCGGCAAGAATTTTAGCCGTACCCATTCCACTTGAACAAACGACTAACACGTGAAGCCCTCGCGTACCTTTCTTGTTCAGAAGAGCTGATGCAAAATGCATAACAATGTAAGCTGTTTCCTCTTTTGGAAAAGTCATGCCCGGAAACACGTGCGCCGTGCCATCATGAACAATTTCAAACAAGTCTGGATAATCCTGCTCGATTTGTTCCGTCAGTGGGTTTTGGATATCCATTTGCTGTTGGATGCGGTAAACACTCGGCTTTAAGTGAACAACTAAATCATTAAGCAGCTGGTTCGATTCGTGAAGGTCGTGATTGACAGCTTTTGAGACAAACTCGATAAGCTGCTTTGCCTTAAAAGCAATACTGAGGCTGCTATCCTCAATAAGGGCATCTGTATCATAACGAACTTTAGCCCCCATTAAGTGCATCGTGATATAGCCTGTTTCCGCTTCAGGAATCTCAATATGAAAAAGATCCTCAAGTTTTTCTATAAGCTGCACAGCTACTTTAAACTCTTTAGAATTCCGTAATGAATGAAAATACTCCTCATCCATTCGAATAAACTCTCCTTGCTTCAAGCGTTCCATGGCCAAAGCGATGTGAACCACTAGACCAATATAAGCTTGATCAGTCAAGTTATAATTGAGCGAGGGGCGAATGGTCTCTATCGTCTGTTCAATCAAAGAAATCTTGTCTCTGCTTACTAAACCAAGCAAACGCTCTGACACCAAATCGAGGGAGCTATCCTGTACGTTTTCACGGAGCAGCTTTATAAAATCTAATTCATTCATGTGCTCCATGATTAAGAAGCTGATCGCTTCTCGTATGCGTGACTCACTCCCTTTCACCTCAACCCCATACCCTCTTTTTCGGACCAAATCTAATTGAAAATCATTTAACATTTGTTCAATTTTATCAAGATCATAACTAATAGTGGCAACAGTAACCTCTAAATCGCTGGCAAGAGCAAATAATTTGATGGGCTGTTTTATTTCTAGCAGCTTTGAAAGGACGAGTACTTGCCGCTCTTCTGGTGTATAATCAACACCATCTTGTTTGTTGATCGATTCTTGCATCCTCTTTCGATTTTCCTGATTTCCTTCGATGATCACACCTTTACCCGCGGTTTTTTGTAATAAAAGTCCGTGATCCCTTAGGAGTGTTTCGATGCCCTGGAGATCGCGGTGAACCGTCCGTGTACTAACGTCCAGCCACTCGGCGATTTCTTTAATAGCTATCGTTTCATTGGAAAGTAAAAGCAGTTCAATCATCTTTCTTTCCCTGGCAGATATATACATCATCTTCCCTCCTTTCTTAAAAAGGTGAAGAAAGAAGAGTCTGAGCAATGTCAGACCCTTACAATGAGTGTTCAAAAAGTTGTCAGATGAGAAGGCTGACTAAGATCGCCACGACACGCGAGCAACGTCGACACTAGCACGTCCTGTGCGTCGCAAGAAGGTTGAGGCGGCGTAGCTTTGAGCACAAGGAAATCTTCCCCGAATTGGCATCGCACGAAGGAAAAGTGCCCTTCTTTTCCAAGGAAAGGACTTGCACAGGACGTGCTGACTTCTACGTTGTGCACAAGGACGTGCACGGTTTTAGTAGAAGTTCCGCTGCTGCTTGTTGATACGTAAGTAGCGAGGCCACTTCAGAGAATATCCTTCTTCGCTGCCTTGCACCGAGGAATTTACTTCTTGAATAGGCTTGTAGACGCAGGGGCACACGCTCTTCAAAAGCAAGCCAACGAAAGATTCGCCTCTTATCATTTGGTGACTTTTTGAACATCCCCTTAAAATTATTCGTCGGACTTTAATTCCTCAACCAGTTCATCATACTTAGGACTATTTAAGAAATTATCAACTGAAATATGATGAGCATTTGGAACTTTTTGCATAGCACGCTCCGTTAAATCTTTGTGTGTAATAACAATGTCGACATCAGAAGGCAAGTCATTGATTGCCATATTTGTTACATCGATAGCAATGGACGCTTTTTTGAATTTGTTTTTTAACAATGAAGCTCCCATAGCACTTGATCCCATTCCAGCATCACAAGCGAAAATGATTTTATCTACTTCCTCTTGATTCACGGATGGAGGTCCTTCAGTAGACTGTTGCGACTCATTTGGTTCTTGTGCTGAAAGTTGATCGGCTACACTGCTCTTTTTACCTTTCATTTCTTCCATTTGTGCTGTTGCGGCAGTAATATCACTTTCTTCCTGCTTCCCTGCTTTTAATATAATCGAAGCAATGATGAAAGTAACAGCGGTAGCGACAAGCACCCCTAGAATCACTCCAATATAATCTCCTTTAGGCGTCAATGCTAATAAAGCAATAATACTTCCTGGTGAAGGAGTAGAAGTAAGTCCTACCCCAAAGGCAGCAAATGTAGCTGTTCCTGATACACCACCAGCCATAAGGGCAAGAATCAAGGAAGGCTTGGAAAGAATATATGGGAAATAGATTTCGTGAATTCCACCAAAGAAATGGATGACAGCAGCCCCAGGAGCCGTTTGTTTCGAAATCCCTTTACCAAATACAGTAAATGCAAGAAGAACTCCAAGTCCAGGACCAGGGTTGGTCTCAAGTAAAAACAAAATTGACTTGCCTAATTCCTCTGTTTGTGTCACAGCGATTGGACTTAAAATTCCATGGTTGATCGCATTGTTTAAAAACAATACTTTTGCAGGTTCAATAAATAGGTTAACTAATGGCAATAGTCCCGCGTTTACCATTACTTCTACACCTGCACCTAAAGCTAAAGTGATTCCGGAAACAACGGGTCCAATTACCTTTAAACCAATGACCGCTAAAATGAATCCAGCAATCCCCGCAGTGAAGTTATTAACAAGCATTTCGAAGCCTGAACGAACTTTTCCTTCAAATAGGCGGTCAATCTTTTTAATAGCGTATCCACCTATAGGCCCCATTAGCATGGCACCCATGAACATAGGAATCTCTGCACCTACAATGACACCCATTGCAGCGGTTGCACCGACAACTCCTCCGCGAAGACCGTGCACAATACGTCCACCAGTAAAAGCAATTAATAATGGCAACAGATACTTAATCATCGGGTCGACAAGTGCTGCTAATTCCTCATTGGGTGTCCAGCCTGTCTCAATAAATAAGGCAGTAATGATCCCCCAAGCAATGAAAGCCGCAATGTTCGGCATAATCATACCACTTAAAAAACTGCCAAACTTTTGAACTCCCGCCCTTATTCCAGACTGTTTATTTTGATCTGACATTTTGTTTCCTCCCTCTTTTTCTTTACTCTTGTCTATATCTTTATAGTAAAGCGTTTGCAGAGGTTACATCAATACAATCTAAATGCATGTTTGGCAAAGGAGATGTTGCCATTTTTTAATTTAGAGCCAGTCGGAGGAGATAGCTCCTGTACCCTGCCACAATTAACTTGTAATAAAAATGAAATATTATCGTCATAATAATGAAACCTTATACCATTTTTAACCGTCTAATAAGTATAAGAAAACTGTTGAAGTGTTTATAGCTATTATTGTTTGGGTACCTTACTATCAACAGTTTTTAACCAACAAAAGTTAATATCCATAGAAAGGGGTTCTTGCAATGAGAAAACGATCTGAATACGATTCTACAGATTTCATCTATGGTTTCGGTGGTTCTGCTGTTCTAGCAAGCATTCTTTATCTTCTTATCTATATTGTTTAATATGAATGAAACTATACGGCGAGCCTCTTCTTTCACAAAAAATGAATGAAGGGGATTTTTTATTGACTATAGAAGGAGCGTCTGGATTGAGCATTCAAATACCAACTATTTTGCTAGTGGGGTTCCCCATATATCAGTGGAGCCAGAGCTAGTTAACAAACAAAAAAATAATATAGAACAGGTAATAAATACTCTTCAAACTTTTCAACCAACTAAAATTGCTGTAGAAAAACCTTTTTTAGTTGAGGAAGAACTAGATCGTAATTACCAAAAATATAGAAGGGGTGATTTTTCACCAGTGTATGATGAAGCTGAGCAATTCGGTTTTCCGCTTGCCAGCCACTTTAGTCACCCGCGTCTATATCCTGTTGATGACATCGTTGATATGTCATCTCCATCCTTAAACCAAGTTTTTGAATGGGCTAAAGAACATCAACCTGATTTGTTTCAGGAAATCATTGGCGTACAATCACGATTGAAAGAGATGGAAAACCACTCAACTCTCATAGACAAGCTACACTATCTCAATGACCCAGCGTACATAAAGGAATTACAACGTGTCTATGTGAAGCTTGCCCGAGTCGGTGATCGTCAACATCAAATTGGGGTTAGATGGTTAAAACAATGGCATGAAAGAGATTTAGCCATATCAGCTAATATAACGAGGTTAGTGGAATCTGATGATCGCCTTCTCGTCATTATCGGAAGCGATCACTTACATCTCCTTCACCGCTTTTTAACAGATAGCGGCGATTATCATATAGTGGATCCACTTGACTACCTTCCGAAATAAAATTACATAAAATGGATGACCTGAGGTGGAAATTATCCCCTATTGTCTTTGTCTTTTTCTTCGATGATTATTTCCTCTTCTTCGTGGAACTCTTTGTCTGTCTGACCTGTTATATAATCAAAGGGCGTATAGGAACTATCTACGCGTTCTTTTTTAATAAATATTTTATATGCAACGATCGTAATTAACACAAATACAGCAATCCCTACAATGAGTAAACCGATACTGTTGAGCAACAAATAATCGCCTCCCCTTCATTACTATTCATTTTCCCTGCACATCCATAATAAAACAGACTTACTGGCTTTCTTCAGTAAGTCTGCTTGAATACTACTTATCATCGCGATCTTTCTCTTGCATAACTTCAAGGGCAGACCGCTTTTTACTCTTTTTCTTCCATCGCTTAATATGGATGGTTGGGGGTTCATAATCATCAGATGCTCTAATATCTGTGTTGGACGCTTTTATAAACGACCATGCTAGTAAGAACATAATAAAGATCAGTGGGAACCC carries:
- a CDS encoding PilZ domain-containing protein, whose amino-acid sequence is MRYKRHETLRYQFKDPIPASFKIIKIDDHHVDTAQGNGHIINMSPGGLRLATNLKLPAKQKIQLFVETTILNHSLHFISDVVWTKALGSAQHYGLTFIDDHHKEIMKILKEYQKKQQNKPLHG
- a CDS encoding mannitol-1-phosphate 5-dehydrogenase; amino-acid sequence: MLAVHFGAGNIGRGFIGALLSKAGYQTVFVDVNGELIDQINERSKYTVELAGSEDSFEVTNISGINSVTNQEDVAAMIAKADLITTAVGPHILPMVAPVIAEGLKERTESVNVIACENMIGGSDLLKEHVLEHLGAEKSRVAQLTGFPNAAVDRIVPDQTHEDKLKVTVEPYFEWVVDSTDIKGEKPEIAGLTLVEDLTPYIERKLFTVNTGHAAAAYLGDYYGHQTIHQAMSDSRILSKIKGALHESGDVLIKKYGFTKEAHGKYIETILSRFANPDLSDEVTRVGRAPIRKLGPKDRLVRPAVEYIDWNKEIPTHLVEVIAAVLVYKQDQDPEAVELQSLIKEQGYKGALQEISQLSEDHPLLNAVEKQM
- a CDS encoding PTS sugar transporter subunit IIA, whose translation is MSENILTTSNIALNEQFNSKEEAVRYVGGLLHSQGYVDEAYIGQMLEREEVTSTYMGNFVAIPHGTEDGKKSVKETGITIVTVPEGVDFGGGNIVKLLIGIAGKGDEHLEVLSQIALVCSEEENIEKILQAESKEAILSIFEEVN
- a CDS encoding BglG family transcription antiterminator, with protein sequence MYISARERKMIELLLLSNETIAIKEIAEWLDVSTRTVHRDLQGIETLLRDHGLLLQKTAGKGVIIEGNQENRKRMQESINKQDGVDYTPEERQVLVLSKLLEIKQPIKLFALASDLEVTVATISYDLDKIEQMLNDFQLDLVRKRGYGVEVKGSESRIREAISFLIMEHMNELDFIKLLRENVQDSSLDLVSERLLGLVSRDKISLIEQTIETIRPSLNYNLTDQAYIGLVVHIALAMERLKQGEFIRMDEEYFHSLRNSKEFKVAVQLIEKLEDLFHIEIPEAETGYITMHLMGAKVRYDTDALIEDSSLSIAFKAKQLIEFVSKAVNHDLHESNQLLNDLVVHLKPSVYRIQQQMDIQNPLTEQIEQDYPDLFEIVHDGTAHVFPGMTFPKEETAYIVMHFASALLNKKGTRGLHVLVVCSSGMGTAKILAAKLQQQFYEIEEVEHRSLFDLEKLDHQSYDLMISTIPLSDFTDYVLVNPMLPLKDIHKVQHAVRKVKMNERMKRVKLATPLQVKDESIQSIQQSVESIQHYATTVTQIIEHLAVLRTSETDKEIALNEACEHLRRSQVLHDATKVVDALLEREEVGGLGIPETKLAIYHTKLREIVQPCFMMITLEKEASVLGMDGEMMASDRFILMLAPSHLSSGGNEVLSYLSSLIVEDKECTKVLESDDEEQMKTYFSNKLYNFLRNKLTN
- a CDS encoding PTS mannitol transporter subunit IICB; translated protein: MSDQNKQSGIRAGVQKFGSFLSGMIMPNIAAFIAWGIITALFIETGWTPNEELAALVDPMIKYLLPLLIAFTGGRIVHGLRGGVVGATAAMGVIVGAEIPMFMGAMLMGPIGGYAIKKIDRLFEGKVRSGFEMLVNNFTAGIAGFILAVIGLKVIGPVVSGITLALGAGVEVMVNAGLLPLVNLFIEPAKVLFLNNAINHGILSPIAVTQTEELGKSILFLLETNPGPGLGVLLAFTVFGKGISKQTAPGAAVIHFFGGIHEIYFPYILSKPSLILALMAGGVSGTATFAAFGVGLTSTPSPGSIIALLALTPKGDYIGVILGVLVATAVTFIIASIILKAGKQEESDITAATAQMEEMKGKKSSVADQLSAQEPNESQQSTEGPPSVNQEEVDKIIFACDAGMGSSAMGASLLKNKFKKASIAIDVTNMAINDLPSDVDIVITHKDLTERAMQKVPNAHHISVDNFLNSPKYDELVEELKSDE
- a CDS encoding DUF5694 domain-containing protein, producing MEPELVNKQKNNIEQVINTLQTFQPTKIAVEKPFLVEEELDRNYQKYRRGDFSPVYDEAEQFGFPLASHFSHPRLYPVDDIVDMSSPSLNQVFEWAKEHQPDLFQEIIGVQSRLKEMENHSTLIDKLHYLNDPAYIKELQRVYVKLARVGDRQHQIGVRWLKQWHERDLAISANITRLVESDDRLLVIIGSDHLHLLHRFLTDSGDYHIVDPLDYLPK
- a CDS encoding DUF3951 domain-containing protein, giving the protein MLLNSIGLLIVGIAVFVLITIVAYKIFIKKERVDSSYTPFDYITGQTDKEFHEEEEIIIEEKDKDNRG